The genomic window GCCCACAAGATTAACAATGCCTTGGGACAAGTTCTTCTCGCTAAACGCATGGGCAAAAAGAAAATTATCGCTGAAACTGGTGCCGGTCAGCACGGTGTAGCAACTGCAACTGCTGCAGCCCTTTTCAACATGGAATGTACTATCTATATGGGTGAGGAAGATGTTAAACGCCAAGCCCTCAATGTCTTCCGTATGGAACTTTTGGGAGCCAAGGTGGAAGCTGTAACAGATGGTTCGCGCGTGCTCAAAGACGCGGTCAATGCAGCCCTTCGTTCTTGGGTAGCCAACATCGATGATACCCACTATATCCTTGGTTCTGCCTTGGGGCCTCATCCTTTTCCAGAAATTGTGCGTGATTTTCAAAGTGTTATCGGTCGAGAAGCTAAACAACAGTACCGTGACTTGACAGGGCAAGATTTGCCAGATGCCCTAGTAGCCTGTGTTGGTGGAGGTTCGAATGCTATCGGTCTCTTCCATCCATTTGTGGAAGATGAATCTGTAGCTATGTATGGAGCTGAAGCGGCAGGACTTGGTGTGGATACAGAGCATCACGCAGCTACCTTGACCAAGGGTCGCCCAGGAGTTCTTCACGGTTCTCTCATGGATGTTCTCCAAGATGCCCATGGACAAATCTTAGAAGCCTTCTCTATCTCAGCAGGTTTGGACTACCCAGGTATCGGTCCAGAACATTCTCATTACCACGATGTCAAGCGTGCGACCTATGTTCCTGTGACAGATGAGGAAGCCTTGGAAGGCTTCCAACTCTTGTCTCGTGTGGAAGGGATTATCCCAGCTTTGGAATCTAGTCACGCTATCGCCTTTGCGGTGAAATTAGCCAAAGAACTTGGTCCAGACAAGTCTATGATTGTCTGTCTATCAGGTCGCGGAGACAAGGATGTAGTTCAAGTTAAAGACCGCTTGGAAGCAGACGCAGCAAAGAAGGGAGAAGCTCATGCCTAAGACACTAACAGAAAAATTGAATGCAATTAAAGCAGCAGGAAAGGGAATTTTCGTTCCCTATATCATGGCTGGAGACCATGAAAAAGGTTTGGCTGGTCTCGGTGAAACAATTCACTTTTTAGAAGACTTGGGTGTTTCTGCCATTGAAGTGGGAGTTCCCTTTTCAGACCCTGTTGCAGATGGTCCTGTTATCGAAGAAGCAGGCTTGCGCAGTCTAGCTCGCGGAACCTCTACCCAGGCTTTGGTTGAAACTTTGAAAACCATTGAAACAGAAATTCCGCTTGTCATCATGACCTACTTTAACCCCCTCTTTCAGTATGGTGTTGAGAAATTGGTTAAAGATTTAGCAGATACAGCTGTTAAAGGTTTGATTATCCCAGACCTTCCTCATGAGCACGCTAACTTTGTAGAGCCCTTTTTGGCGGATACAGACCTTGCCTTGATTCCACTTGTCAGCTTGACGACAGGAATTGAGCGTCAAAAGGAACTCATTGAAGGGTCAGAAGGATTTGTCTATGCCGTTGCTATCAATGGGGTAACAGGGAAATCAGGAAATTACCGATCTGATTTGGACAAGCACTTGTCTCAACTTCATCAAGTGGCTGACATTCCAGTTTTGACAGGATTTGGTGTATCCACCGAGGATGATGTAGAACGATTTAATGCAGTATCAGACGGCGTCATCGTCGGTTCCAAGATTGTTAAGGCTCTGCATGAAGGACAAGTAGCAGAAATCGCTGACTTTATCCGAGAAGCAGTAGCTTCCCAAAAATAATCACACAAGTAGCAAGCAAGAGGAAGGGCACAAAAGGAAGTCTTTCCTTTTTCTTTAGTAGGAGAAAGGCTAGAATGCCAGTAGTGGAAGCAAATTGAATTAAAATTAGAAGTTCTGTAAGTGTAAATACGAGTGCACAAGAGGCCAGAAAAAGAAAATCACCTGCCCCAATGCGAATATCAATAACATGGGAAATGATTCCAAGAACTAGGAAGAAAGCCATGATTAGATTCCAACCACAGCATACCATGAGGACTAGGTGGAAAGTCAGCCAGACTAGCAAGGGATATTCTTGATGACGAAGGTCATAAATTCCTAAAGTTAAGCCAGCAGTGATTAGGATGACTTGATTCAAGGTTAGAAATTCCCAAGAAAAAGCTAAAAAGAACAGTCCCGAGCCTAACTCAAAGAAAGCATACCAGAAAGGATATCGTACCTTGCAATAGCGACAGCGAAAGCGATTGAATATCTGGGACACAATCGGAATCAAATCTAGTGGTCTCAAGCGAGTCTGACAAGAATCACAGTGACTAGCAGGAAAGACGATGGATTGTTCAGGGAAGCGATCAATGACCAAGCCTAGAAAGGAAGCAAGAATCGTTCCAACAAGAAAAAAGTAAAGATGAATCATACTTATTTATTCGTAAAAAATAAGAGAAAGAGTATAATAGTTGGATGTAGGAGAAGTTTTAGGAGCAAATATGAAAATTCACTTTGAAAAAGGACTTCAGTTAGAAAATGCCCAATTCATTTGTCAGTGGTCTAATACTTTGGGAGAAAGTTTTCAGAAGCAATGGATGGGACCAAAGATTTCTTATCCCTTGATTGTCCAATCCTTGCAAAAGATGGAAGGGATTTTTTCCATTTTTGCTGGAGAAGAGTTTGTAGGCATCATCCAGAAAATCAAACTAGAAGATAAAAATCTTCATATTGGAAGATTTCTCATAGCTCCACAGAAGCAGGGAAAAGGATTAGGTCGAAAAGCTTTCCAAGACTTCGTTCAAGAAATGTTTGAAAATGAAGAAATAGAAAGTATTTCCCTAACGGTTTTTGAGTCAAATCAAAGAGCCAAAAATCTCTACCACAAAGAGGGATTTGAAATTGTTCAAACCATTGAAATTCCAGAACGAAAATACATAATGAGAAAATCTAGGTAAGAACTAGATGACACCCAAAACTGTCCCCTTACAATTTTTAATTCTCAAACTTGTTGCAGAGAAATTTTCTTGATAAAATAGATACATGACTAGATATAAAGCTGTAATTTCCTATGATGGCTACGCTTTTGCTGGTTTTCAGCGACAACCTCACGCGCGTAGTGTCCAAGAGGAAATTGAAAAAACTTTAACCAAATTAAATAAAGGACAAGCCATTGCCATTCATGGCGCTGGGCGAACGGATAGTGGTGTTCATGCATTAGGTCAGGTCATCCACTTTGATCTTCCCTATCAGATGGATGAGGAAAAACTTCGTTTTGCTCTCGATACCCAAAGTCCTGAAGATATCGATGTGATTTCGATTGAGATTGTGGCCGATGATTTTCATTGCCGTTATGCTAAGCATAGCAAGACCTACGAGTTTATCGTGGATAGAGGACGTCCTAAAAATCCCATGCGTCGCCATTATGCGACTCATTATCCCTATCCACTCGATGTGGAGCGGATGCAAGAAGCTGTAAAAAAACTAGAGGGGACACATGACTTTACTGGTTTTACAGCATCAGGAACTAGCGTGGAGGACAAGGTAAGAACGATCACGGAAGCTAGCCTTAGGGTGGATGAAACCGGTCAGTTTTTGACCTTTACCTTCTCAGGCAATGGCTTCTTGTATAAGCAAATCCGTAATATGGTTGGAACCCTGCTGAAAATTGGCAACAATCGTATGCCTATTGAGCAGATTGACCTGATTTTGGAGAAAAAAGACAGACAGTTGGCAGGTCCAACTGCAGCACCCAATGGTTTATATTTGAAGGAGATTCGTTATGAAGAATAATCGTATTTTAGCACTTTCAGGAAATGATATTTTTAGTGGTGGGGGACTAGCCGCTGACCTTGCGACCTATACTTTGAATGGTTTGCATGGTTTTGTGGCCATGACCTGCTTGACCGCTTTGACAGAGAATGGATTTGAGGTCTTTCCGACAGATGAGACTATTTTCCAACAACAGCTAGATAGTCTCAAGAGCGTAGACTTTGGAGGGATTAAGATAGGTCTATTACCAACGGTCGGTGTTGCTGAGAAAGCCTTGAATTTTATCAAGGAACGTGAAGGAGTTCCAGTAGTCTTGGACCCTGTATTGGTTTGTAAGGAAACGCACGACGTTGCAGTCAGTGAGCTCTGTCAAGAGTTGATTCGCTTTTTCCCTTATGTATCTGTGATTACTCCGAATCTTCCTGAGGCAGAATTGCTTGCAGACCAAAAGATTGAAACTTTAGAAGATATGAAGGCTGTAGCCAAAAAACTACATGATTTGGGTGCACCAGCAGTGATTATCAAGGGTGGAAATCGCCTCAGTCAGGATAAGGCTGTGGATGTCTTTTATGATGGAGAGAATTTCACGATCCTTGAAAATCCAGTCATCCAAGGACAAAATGCTGGTGCAGGATGTACCTTTGCATCAAGTATTGCCAGCCAGTTAGTCAAGGGAGAGGAGCTCTTACCAGCAATTGAAAGTTCCAAGGCCTTTGTTTACCGAGCTATTGAACAAGCAGATCAATATGGAGTGAGACAATATGAAGCAAACCAAAACAACTAAAATCGCCCTAGTATCCGTCTTAGCAGCCAGTTCGGTTGTATTAGGTTATTTTATTAAAATTCCGACACCAACTGGAATTTTTACACTTTTGGACGTCGGTGTCTTCTTTACAGCCTTTTACTTTGGCAGTCGTGAAGGAGCCATTGTCGGAGGTTTAGCAGGATTCTTAATTGACCTCATTTCAGGTTATCCTCAGTGGATGTTCTTCAGCTTGATTTTCCATGGTTCGCAGGGATATTTGGCAGGTGTTAAAGGGAAATGGCAGTGGTTAGGATTAGTTTTTGCAACTATCATCATGGTGGCAGGTTACGCTTTTGCATCGGCTTGGATGAATGGTTGGGGAGCAGCCATACCAGAAATCATCCCAAATCTCCTGCAAAATATCGTTGGAATGACTTTAGGATTTCTTCTTTGTCATAGTGTAAAGAGATTCAGATAATCGTGAAAAAGGGAATCCTCTGCAGGAACTATTGAAAAAACTCTGATTATTTGCTAAAATGAAAGTTATGAAAACACTCTACGATGTGCAACAATTTCTCAAACAGTTCGGTATCATTGTCTACATGGGGAAACGTCTCTATGATATTGAGCTGATGAAGATTGAACTATCTCGAATCTATGATGCAGGCTTGATGGATAAGCTGGATTATTTAGAAGCAGAGGCAGTTCTTCGCAGAGAGCACAAGATAGAATTAGACTATTTAGAGAAAAATGGAGATTAAGTATTATGGTAACTTGGGTTTTGTGGGGACTTGTCGTAGCAATGTTAGCATGGATGGGATACAACTATCTTCGCATTCGTCGTGCAGCGAAAATTGTAGACAATGCAGAGTTTGAGTCTTTGATTCGTACAGGTCAGTTAATTGACTTACGTGATCCTGCTGACTTTCACAGAAAACATATCCTTGGAGCTCGTAATATCCCTTCAAATCAATTGAAGACAAGTCTTGCAGCGCTTCGTAAGGATAAACCTGTCCTTCTTTATGAGAACCAACGTGCGCAGCGTGTCACAAATGCAGCGCTTTTCTTGAAAAAACAAGGTTTCTCAGAAATCTATATTCTCTCTTATGGATTGGATTCTTGGACTGGGAAGGTGAAATCTAATTAACAATGTGAAAAAAACTTGTCACATATGTTTAATATAGAAATCCGACTTTTTATGGTATAATAGTAATATGAATTTTAAGGAGTTTTTATTATGCAAGAAAAGAAAAAAGCATCGCTTGTTTTAGGTATCCTATCTATCGTCCTTGGTTTGCTATCTCCAATCGTTGGTTTGATTTTGGGTATTATTGGTCTTGTTTTGGGTAATTCACATCAAAATCAATCTGGACTAAATTATAAAACAGAAAAAATCCTCAATATTGTAGGGATTGTCATTTCAGTCCTTAACTGGATTGCAGGAGTCATTTTGATGATGCACTAATCAGGATTCTAACAAAAAAAGCTTTATTTTTAAAGCTTTTTTGTTTTATCCACTTTTCGTTAAGTGGTTTTTAATCATCTTTAATTATTTCTGGCTCAGGGACAGGTTTTCATAGTTCTAAAACTTGTTACTAATAGATAAAGCCGGTTTTTATGATATAATGAATGTGTAAAAAATTTAAGGAGTTTATTGAAAAATGGAAGAAAAGAAGAAAAATCCACTTATAGTGGGTATCCTATCTATCATTCTTAGTTTGTTATTTCCATTGGGAGGTATTGGTTTAGGTATCGTTGGTTTTTTATTTGCTAACGAACTTCAAAAAGAATCTGGATTAGACTATAAAACAGAGAGAATTGTATCTATTGTAGGTATTGTACTTTCTGCTCTTAACTGGATAATTGGAATTTTCTTACATATGAGTTAAAGAAGATTAAAAAAGCTTTATCTTTAAAGCTTTTTTGTTTTACTCATTTTTCGTTAAGTGGTTTTTAATCATTTCTAATTCTTTCTAGCTCAGGGACAGGTTTTCAAAGTTCTAAAACGTGTTACCTAATAGATAAAGCCGGTTTGTATGGTATAATGATTGCGTAATAAGTTTAAGGAGATTTTAGAGCATGCAAGAAAAGAAAAAAGCATCACTTGTTTTGAGTATCCTATCTATCATATTTGCATTTGGATTTCCAGTTTTAAGTATTTTTTTGGGTGTTTTTGGTTTGGTCTTGGCTAATTCATATCAAAAAGAGTCTGGACTAGACTATAAGACAGAAAAAATTCTCTCTATTTTAGGGATTGTGTTAGGGATTGTGATTTCTGCACTTATCTGTATCGTACTTATCTCACAACTTTCGGGAATTCATTAAAACAAAAAAGCTTTATTTTTAAAGCTTTTTTGTTTTATTCACTTTTCTTTAAGTAGTTTTTAATGATTTTCAATTCCTCTTGATTCAAGGGCCGGCATTGACCTTCTGCTAGGTCAGGATCTAATGTAAAATCCCCGAACTGAACTCTTTTTAGGGCAGTGACCTTGACACCGACTGAGAGGAACATTTTTTTGATCTGATGAAATTTCCCTTCAGAGATGGTGATGGTGGCTCGGCTGAGACTAGGGCTTGAAGATAGAATCTCAAGCTGAGCAGGTTTACAGACAGTTCCATCAAGAAAGACAATCCCATTTTTGAACTGCTGGATGTGATCTGGTGTGAGCAAGCCGTTCACCTCAACTTGATAAGTTTTATCGACATGATATTGAGGGTGGAGAAGTTGAAAACCTAGAGGGCCATTATCTGTTAGGAGGAGCAACCCTGTCGTATCTCTATCCAATCGACCAATTGCGTAAAGCTGAGCCGACTGGAGGTGTTGAGGTAGTAAGTCCATAACCGTTGGGAGCTTCTTGTCCTTGCTTGCTGTCACGACACCATTTGGTTTGTGAAGCATGAGATAGGTGTGCTCATATCCTTGGATTTTTATACCCTGAAAAATCAACTCTTGTAATCCCGTATCAACATTCTGTGCAAGGGAAGTAGCAGGAACTCCATCTATTAAGATTTCTTTTTTGATAAGAGCCTGTTTCATGGCTTTTCGACTGATTTTTTCCTGGGCCAATAAATTATCTAAACGCATACCAGCCTATCTTATCACAAGTCAGGATTTTTGAAAAGAAAAGAGAAGGAATGAATTTTCTTTTGAAAACATTTACACTTACTTGAGTTATGCCATTTGCTTAAAATTGTGGTATAATCGTTCAGTTAGAAAATAAATTTGAAATAAATAGAGGAAATCATGACAAAATTAAGAGAAGATATCCGTAATATCGCGATTATCGCCCACGTCGACCACGGAAAAACAACCCTCGTTGACGAATTGTTGAAACAATCTGAAACTCTTGACGCACGTACAGAATTGGCTGAGCGTGCAATGGACTCAAATGATATTGAAAAAGAGCGTGGAATTACCATCCTTGCGAAGAATACAGCAGTTGCTTACAACGGAACTCGTATCAATATCATGGACACACCAGGACACGCGGACTTCGGTGGAGAAGTAGAACGTATCATGAAAATGGTTGACGGTGTTGTTTTGGTCGTAGATGCTTACGAAGGAACCATGCCACAGACTCGTTTCGTATTGAAAAAAGCCTTGGAACAAGACCTTGTGCCTATCGTTGTAGTTAACAAAATCGATAAGCCATCAGCTCGTCCAGCAGAAGTAGTGGATGAAGTTTTGGAACTTTTCATCGAACTTGGTGCAGATGATGATCAGCTTGACTTCCCAGTAGTCTATGCTTCAGCGATCAACGGAACATCTTCATTGTCAGATGATCCAGCAGACCAAGAAAAGACTATGGCGCCAATCTTCGACACCATTATCGACCACATTCCAGCTCCGGTTGATAACTCTGATGAGCCTCTTCAATTCCAAGTGTCACTTCTTGACTACAATGACTTCGTAGGACGTATTGGTATCGGACGTGTCTTCCGTGGTACAGTCAAGGTTGGGGACCAAGTTACCCTTTCTAAACTTGACGGAACAACCAAAAACTTCCGTGTTACAAAACTCTTTGGTTTCTTTGGTTTGGAACGTCGTGAAATCCAAGAAGCTAAGGCTGGTGATTTGATTGCCGTATCAGGTATGGAAGACATCTTCGTTGGGGAAACAATCACTCCAACAGATGCAGTTGAAGCTCTTCCAGTTCTTCACATCGACGAACCTACTCTTCAAATGACCTTCTTGGTTAACAACTCACCTTTTGCTGGTCGTGAAGGAAAATGGGTGACTTCTCGTAAGGTTGAAGAGCGCCTTCAAGCTGAGTTGCAAACAGACGTATCTCTTCGTGTAGACCCAACAGACTCACCAGATAAATGGACGGTTTCAGGACGTGGGGAATTGCACTTGTCAATCCTTATCGAGACTATGCGTCGTGAAGGTTATGAGCTTCAAGTGTCTCGTCCAGAAGTTATCGTCAAAGAAATTGATGGTGTGAAGTGTGAGCCATTTGAGCGCGTGCAGATCGACACACCAGAAGAATACCAAGGTTCTGTTATCCAAAGCCTTTCTGAACGTAAGGGTGAAATGTTGGATATGATTGCAACAGGTAATGGTCAAACTCGTTTGGTCTTCCTAGTTCCTGCGCGTGGTTTGATTGGATACTCAACTGAGTTCTTGTCAATGACTCGTGGTTACGGGATCATGAACCATACCTTCGACCAATACTTGCCATTGATTCCAGGGGAAATTGGTGGACGTCACCGTGGTGCTCTTGTTTCTATCGATGCTGGAAAGGCAACAACCTACTCAATCATGTCTATCGAAGAACGTGGTACTATCTTTGTTAACCCAGGTACTGAGGTTTACGAAGGAATGATCATCGGTGAAAACTCTCGTGAAAATGACTTGACTGTTAATATCACGAAAGCAAAACAAATGACTAACGTTCGTTCAGCTACCAAGGACCAAACAGCGGTTATCAAAACTCCTCGTATCTTGACACTTGAAGAATCACTTGAGTTCTTGAACGACGATGAGTACATGGAAGTAACGCCTGAATCTATCCGTTTGCGTAAGCAAATCCTCAATAAGGCAGAGCGTGAGAAAGCAAATAAAAAGAAAAAATCAGCTGAATAAAGGCTAGAAAGAGATAAAGATGGTCTACTTAATCATAGGGATACTCTTATTACTACTCTATTTATTTGCGACACCCCAAAGTATCAAGGGGACGGTCAATGTTGTAATATTAGTCTTTGGACTTGTTGCCCTCGTAATCTTGTTGCTCTTGTCTGCCCTGCAGATTTTCCAACTTCCAGCAGAAATCTATATAACATTGGGGATGCTAGCTCTTACTTACTTTAGTTTGAGAGATATTTCCTTAATATCGGTTAAAAAGAGATAGGATTTAACCTCATTCCTCTACACCATTAGAGTCAAAATGTAAAATGATTGAAGCAAAATCAGATTCATGCTGGTTTTGCTTTTTGTTTTCACGAGATAACTAGGTAAGAGGCGATTTCATTTATTTTTCATATCTTTTGAATAGAAGTAAGTTTTTTGATACAATAAAAGAAAACGGTTACAAGATTGGAGTTTGATATGAACCGACATTTATTTAAGGAAAAGCAACGTTTTTCTTTAAGAAAATATGCAATAGGAACTTGTTCTGTTTTATTAGGAACGAGTTTGTTTTTTGCGGCCTCACCGATTGAAATCGTAGGAGCTCAGGAGAGACAGCCACAATTAGTTTCTCATTATGTTGAGGATAAAGATTTACCTGAAGCAATAAAGGAAGAATTGCGGTGGTTTGAAGATAATACAATCGAGCTAGAAGAGGGTAAGGACTATTACTTCGTTTATCGTAAATCAGCTGCAAGCTTACCCAATACGGGACTCTTTTCTAATCCTTTAGTGCCAGTACTAGGAATGGGAATTCTTTTGGTTTCGTTAACGTTAATCAAGAAGAAAAAAGGTAGAAGTCTTTTTCTAGTGACAGTTTTGGCAGTTGGGGGAACAGCAGTCTCAGTCTCTGCCCTAGAAAACTTAGTAGAGCTTCGTCCAGCCCTCGTTAAAACGGTAGAAGGGGAGTTTTTGCCAAGACCTGAAAAGATTGAAGGTTATGAATTTACGGGTTACTATTTTGTAAGATGCAATGAAGAGATATCTCAAAGCCTAGTCACACCTTCAAAAACGACTCAGGGAAGTCTGCTTGAACAAGCTGTAATTCCAAGTCATCTAGGTATAATTGAAACTCCAGCAACTCCAAGCCGACCATCTTCTGAAGAGTCTACATCAATCCCTCCTCAGGGTCAACCAAGTCTAGTAGAGGTGAAACCGGAATTGGAAATTAGCAAGGAATCCATTCCTTTTGATACCATTCGTCAGGAAGATCCAAACTTGCCGAAGGGACAAACGCAAGTTATCCAAGCAGGAGTCGCAGGAGAACGTACCATCTTAACAGAGGTTACAAGGGGTAATGGTAAGGAGAGTCGTGAAGTTCGCTCAAACACTGTGACTCAAGAACCAGTTTCAGAAATTATTGCAGTCGGTACTAAGGTAGAATCCACATCAATTCCTCTAGAAGGTTCTCCAAGCTTGGTGGAAGTGAAACCAGAGCTAGAAACAAGCACAGAGTCAGTTCATTTTGATCGACTCTATCAAGAAGATCCAGATTTGCCTAAGGGTCAAACTCGAGTTATCCAGGCAGGAGTAGTAGGAGAACGTACCATCTTAACAGAAGTTACAAGGGTTGATGGTAAGGAGAGTCGTGAAGTTCGCTCAAATACTGTGACTCAAGAACCAGTTTCAGAAATTATCGCAGTTGGTAGCAAGGTGGAATCCACATCAATTCCTCTAGAAGGTAGTCCAAATTTAGTAGAAGTGAAACCTGAGTTGGAAACTAGTACAGAAGAGATACCTTATAATACTCTTCATCAAGAGGACCCAGATTTATTAAAAGGTGAAACTCGTATAATCCAAGCAGGTGTGGTTGGGCAACGTACGATTCTAACAGAAGTTACAAGGGTTGATGGTAAGGAGAGTCGTGAAGTTCGCTCAAATACTGTGACTCAAGAACCAGTTTCAGAAATTATTGCAGTTGGTAGCAAGGTGGAAGCGACAGCTATTCCGCAAGAAGGTAGTCCAAGTTTAGTAGAAGTGAAGCCAGAGTTGGAAACTAGTACAGAAGAGATACCTTATAATACTCTTCATCAAGAGGATCCGGATTTACTAAAAGGTGAGACTCGTATAATCCAAGCAGGTGTGGTTGGGCAACGTACGATTCTAACAGAAGTTACAAGGGTTGATGGTAAGGAGAGTCGTCAAGTCAAATCAAATACTGTGACTCAAGAACCAGTTTCAGAAATTATTGCAGTTGGTAGCAAGGTGGAAGCGACAGCTATTCCGCAAGAAGGTAGTCCAAGTTTAGTAGAAGTGAAACCAGAATTGGAAGTAACAACAGAGGTGGTTCCATTTAAGACCATTCGTCAAGAAGATCCGAATATGGCAGAAGACCAAGTTAAACTAATTCAAGCAGGTGTCAACGGGAAACGTACCATCCTAACCGAAGTTAGCACGCTTAATGGTCAGGAAAAACGTAAGATTATTTCGAATACTTTAACGACAGAAGCCATTCCGGAAATCATTGCTATCGGGACAAAAAAAGAGCTTCTCCCACTCCCCCAACCAAAAATTGAAACCCAAACGGTTCCTTATAAAATTATCTACCAAGCAGATGAAACTCTAGCAGTTGGGACCCGAAAAACAAAAGTTTCTGGCGTTAATGGAAAGCTAGAAACGACTACAAACTATACGAGAGATAATGTCAGCGGTGCAATCAAAGAGTCTAGTACTACAAAAACCTTGGTTGAGAAGGTAGATGAAATTATTCTTGTAGGAATAAAACCAAGTATCGAAACGAAGGTTATTGCAAATAAGACGGTTTTTGAAGCAGACTCTACACTACCTTACCAGACGCAAAAAGTGTCTGTTTCAGGGAAGGAAGGTAGTGAGAAAACGATGACTAGTTACAAAGTTGACAGTCAGTCAGGTCTTGTAACTGAAAAAGATAAACAGAAGCAAACCACGGCCCCAATTGATAAGGTTATTAAAGTTGGGAATGTCGAAAAGATTGTGACTCCAATTCCGATCAAGGAAGAACGTCGAAAGGATCCATCACTTGACAAGGATACTGAAAAAATTGAGAGCCCAGGTCAAGCAGGAGAGTTGACGGCTACTCGAGTTTATGAAGTGAACACTCACACTGGGGCATTACTGTCGTATAAAGAAACTAGTGCTGAGACGAAAGCTATGAAACCGAAGGTAATCCTGGTAGGAACCAAAGAAAATAAACCACATCTCCTCCCAGATAACAAGGATCTAGAAAATGCGATTGATACAAATCGAGTAAGCCGAGATATGAAAGGG from Streptococcus sp. oral taxon 061 includes these protein-coding regions:
- the typA gene encoding translational GTPase TypA, with translation MTKLREDIRNIAIIAHVDHGKTTLVDELLKQSETLDARTELAERAMDSNDIEKERGITILAKNTAVAYNGTRINIMDTPGHADFGGEVERIMKMVDGVVLVVDAYEGTMPQTRFVLKKALEQDLVPIVVVNKIDKPSARPAEVVDEVLELFIELGADDDQLDFPVVYASAINGTSSLSDDPADQEKTMAPIFDTIIDHIPAPVDNSDEPLQFQVSLLDYNDFVGRIGIGRVFRGTVKVGDQVTLSKLDGTTKNFRVTKLFGFFGLERREIQEAKAGDLIAVSGMEDIFVGETITPTDAVEALPVLHIDEPTLQMTFLVNNSPFAGREGKWVTSRKVEERLQAELQTDVSLRVDPTDSPDKWTVSGRGELHLSILIETMRREGYELQVSRPEVIVKEIDGVKCEPFERVQIDTPEEYQGSVIQSLSERKGEMLDMIATGNGQTRLVFLVPARGLIGYSTEFLSMTRGYGIMNHTFDQYLPLIPGEIGGRHRGALVSIDAGKATTYSIMSIEERGTIFVNPGTEVYEGMIIGENSRENDLTVNITKAKQMTNVRSATKDQTAVIKTPRILTLEESLEFLNDDEYMEVTPESIRLRKQILNKAEREKANKKKKSAE
- a CDS encoding DUF3165 family protein, translated to MVYLIIGILLLLLYLFATPQSIKGTVNVVILVFGLVALVILLLLSALQIFQLPAEIYITLGMLALTYFSLRDISLISVKKR
- a CDS encoding G5 domain-containing protein produces the protein MNRHLFKEKQRFSLRKYAIGTCSVLLGTSLFFAASPIEIVGAQERQPQLVSHYVEDKDLPEAIKEELRWFEDNTIELEEGKDYYFVYRKSAASLPNTGLFSNPLVPVLGMGILLVSLTLIKKKKGRSLFLVTVLAVGGTAVSVSALENLVELRPALVKTVEGEFLPRPEKIEGYEFTGYYFVRCNEEISQSLVTPSKTTQGSLLEQAVIPSHLGIIETPATPSRPSSEESTSIPPQGQPSLVEVKPELEISKESIPFDTIRQEDPNLPKGQTQVIQAGVAGERTILTEVTRGNGKESREVRSNTVTQEPVSEIIAVGTKVESTSIPLEGSPSLVEVKPELETSTESVHFDRLYQEDPDLPKGQTRVIQAGVVGERTILTEVTRVDGKESREVRSNTVTQEPVSEIIAVGSKVESTSIPLEGSPNLVEVKPELETSTEEIPYNTLHQEDPDLLKGETRIIQAGVVGQRTILTEVTRVDGKESREVRSNTVTQEPVSEIIAVGSKVEATAIPQEGSPSLVEVKPELETSTEEIPYNTLHQEDPDLLKGETRIIQAGVVGQRTILTEVTRVDGKESRQVKSNTVTQEPVSEIIAVGSKVEATAIPQEGSPSLVEVKPELEVTTEVVPFKTIRQEDPNMAEDQVKLIQAGVNGKRTILTEVSTLNGQEKRKIISNTLTTEAIPEIIAIGTKKELLPLPQPKIETQTVPYKIIYQADETLAVGTRKTKVSGVNGKLETTTNYTRDNVSGAIKESSTTKTLVEKVDEIILVGIKPSIETKVIANKTVFEADSTLPYQTQKVSVSGKEGSEKTMTSYKVDSQSGLVTEKDKQKQTTAPIDKVIKVGNVEKIVTPIPIKEERRKDPSLDKDTEKIESPGQAGELTATRVYEVNTHTGALLSYKETSAETKAMKPKVILVGTKENKPHLLPDNKDLENAIDTNRVSRDMKGIDLFTNTYLVNALKPSILGRDVISKKIELKKTNPAITDEEVKEVLRKEYLERLSIKDTFEQTKNNLDSDLKKIASHTLSILGNTPDSRAKVQSELEANKEKILLGLTYINRFYNIDFGKTNIRDILAFNPSSFGKKVTSLDWLKHLGSMNYSEMKLVNSPNTYEKYFEKITDKGTLKDFLDYNRTTFTDMDGDTWLKDATKAIVIEKKSKEKPDENVALYTKLTSDPVKYGAEPQQVVNHKQYNMATLLGLVNIKEPSIYVITNMATVSYGNIGTYIDSSLAKRNPAQYKADLEKTRALVELTADRQAAYVDSLYRITKKENQTKLITNRLIVDTMKKYTNKQNAGIKETWSKEFGPEADKGVKDFMSPLGMYSPSQTVGAEANGSGVRYFIDRVLDDRGSATYSHEMTHLLDRTVLFNNHGRRDGTGAEFYARGIFENSYTPETDTYFNLNFVFDESKKDSFYNKKPDRFKSAADLKEYMHGSFDVLYSLDYLEAEASRGLSAAEKAIYFKQLLPSPTSGSRTPVSYDNPSVQPTHQSEEIKALTEVDASKLTDINSLIDNHIVVNRYIIKGLTATGKVDANGYYTVDMFDTIYGVNQNDKGMSGDISFRKQAFELMAGLGYYEGFVPYVSNQYKKDAEKANRPLSDKYIFDKILSGKSYAQFKKEQVNERINNLNKLKPITIDYKGKKEVIASPERMKQLMAEAVKEELAEIKAGNTSAKQYRFIETPVQKLKKAIYKAYLKESNEFKESIYKS